In a genomic window of Sulfurimonas denitrificans DSM 1251:
- the purD gene encoding phosphoribosylamine--glycine ligase yields MKILILGSGGREYSIARAILNENEAHELFFMPGNGATSSLGKNLNIKDYNDLALFAKESGIELTIVGPEAPLVDGVVDIFKSNNLVIFGPSKEAAQLEGSKVYMKNFLAKYNIPTARYIETASIEEAFKFTDKLQTPIVVKADGLCGGKGVIIALTHDEAKVAISEMLSGKSFGDAGKKVIVEEFLDGYELSMFAVCDGDDYILLPAAQDHKRVMDGDQGPNTGGMGAYAPTPLVDEELYQKVRDRIIRPTLDGMKMENAPFEGVLFIGIMVVNGEPITLEFNVRFGDPECEILMPLMTSSVSDMFYKAATNRLGEIKVEFSSQFAVGVVMASANYPYSNSTPAEIILDNVYHEEIEKYTHISYAGVSMIDDKLYADGGRVLVCVGLGDTIKEARDRAYMRCGQVHFAGKKLRTDIAYQALFKEVK; encoded by the coding sequence ATGAAGATTTTAATATTAGGCAGCGGCGGTAGAGAGTACTCTATTGCTCGTGCAATTTTAAATGAAAATGAGGCTCATGAACTCTTTTTTATGCCAGGAAACGGAGCAACTAGCTCACTTGGAAAAAATCTAAATATTAAAGATTATAATGATTTGGCACTATTTGCTAAAGAGAGTGGCATAGAGCTAACTATCGTAGGTCCTGAAGCACCTCTAGTTGATGGCGTGGTTGATATATTTAAATCAAATAACCTTGTAATCTTTGGACCAAGCAAAGAAGCTGCACAACTTGAGGGTTCAAAAGTATATATGAAAAACTTTTTGGCAAAATACAACATTCCAACAGCTCGCTATATAGAGACTGCATCAATAGAAGAAGCATTTAAATTTACAGATAAATTACAAACACCAATTGTAGTAAAAGCTGATGGTTTATGCGGCGGTAAGGGCGTAATTATCGCATTAACTCATGATGAAGCAAAAGTTGCAATTTCAGAGATGTTAAGTGGAAAAAGTTTTGGAGATGCGGGAAAAAAAGTTATAGTAGAAGAGTTCTTAGATGGGTATGAACTCTCTATGTTTGCAGTTTGTGATGGAGATGATTATATACTCCTTCCAGCGGCACAAGATCACAAAAGAGTAATGGATGGCGATCAAGGACCAAATACTGGTGGAATGGGTGCTTATGCTCCTACTCCTTTGGTTGATGAAGAGCTTTACCAAAAGGTAAGAGATAGAATTATCCGCCCAACACTCGACGGTATGAAGATGGAAAATGCTCCATTTGAGGGAGTCCTTTTTATTGGCATCATGGTTGTAAATGGTGAACCAATTACTTTAGAGTTTAATGTTCGTTTTGGAGACCCTGAGTGTGAGATTCTTATGCCTCTTATGACTTCAAGTGTGAGTGATATGTTCTATAAAGCTGCAACAAACAGACTCGGCGAGATAAAAGTAGAGTTTTCTTCACAGTTTGCAGTAGGTGTTGTTATGGCAAGTGCAAATTATCCATACTCAAACTCAACTCCCGCTGAGATAATATTAGACAATGTTTACCATGAAGAGATAGAAAAATACACGCACATCTCTTATGCTGGAGTTAGTATGATTGATGATAAGCTCTATGCTGATGGTGGAAGAGTTTTAGTTTGTGTTGGATTAGGCGATACCATAAAAGAAGCAAGAGATAGAGCCTACATGCGATGTGGACAAGTTCATTTTGCTGGTAAAAAACTTCGTACAGATATAGCTTATCAAGCTCTTTTTAAAGAGGTAAAGTGA